In Rheinheimera sp. MM224, one DNA window encodes the following:
- a CDS encoding glycosyltransferase 87 family protein yields MEIDATMFGQFVVIFALIMGALCYYLGRRKTQNPVLAGLLGVVLSLMPLFGLIYLIVLLFKKDLSSTSASGLDAV; encoded by the coding sequence TTGGAAATTGATGCAACGATGTTCGGTCAGTTTGTGGTCATATTTGCGCTAATTATGGGAGCTTTATGTTATTACCTGGGACGTCGTAAGACTCAAAATCCAGTTTTAGCCGGTTTACTTGGCGTAGTGTTATCTTTAATGCCGCTATTTGGCCTGATTTATCTGATAGTGTTGCTGTTTAAAAAAGATCTGAGTTCAACATCAGCAAGTGGATTAGATGCTGTTTAG
- a CDS encoding GGDEF domain-containing protein encodes MELFGLQDMTLSGTSYAGITSQPHWSGLSADPATLPEQLQTSLDLANQLQIYSMAAGKVLPLRSIQLQTAVGKYLAPGSEEGNFEHRSVLMLNDQCLAELSYQSDQAFTPLIQHQLWQLERQWLYPLRNTLVVVRLQQLALKDSLTDLGNRRNFDDQFERAVQLANRRQEACALILLDLDNFKQTNDNFGHPAGDDVLIAVADAMRQTLRASDCLFRFGGDEFAILLTADDALSAELVAHRLVKAINQHHVCNQFAVTASAGLAQLAPNQKSELLFSRADDALSQAKQAGKNAVKVALLNQA; translated from the coding sequence GTGGAATTATTTGGCTTACAAGATATGACTTTGAGTGGAACCAGTTACGCTGGCATCACCAGTCAACCGCATTGGTCTGGTTTGTCCGCGGATCCAGCGACTCTGCCAGAGCAACTGCAAACCAGCTTAGATCTCGCTAATCAGCTACAAATCTATTCAATGGCCGCTGGCAAAGTTTTGCCTCTGCGATCCATTCAATTACAAACTGCGGTGGGTAAATACCTGGCGCCGGGCTCAGAAGAAGGCAATTTTGAGCACCGCAGCGTCTTAATGCTGAACGATCAATGTCTGGCCGAGTTGAGCTATCAGTCCGATCAGGCTTTTACTCCTCTGATCCAGCATCAGTTGTGGCAACTGGAGCGGCAATGGCTGTATCCGCTGCGAAATACCCTGGTGGTGGTTCGATTACAGCAGTTGGCGTTAAAAGACAGCCTGACAGATTTAGGCAACAGACGTAATTTTGACGATCAGTTTGAACGTGCAGTGCAGCTTGCGAACAGACGTCAGGAAGCTTGTGCTTTAATTCTGCTGGATTTGGATAATTTTAAACAAACCAACGATAACTTTGGCCACCCTGCCGGTGATGATGTGTTGATTGCGGTAGCAGATGCTATGCGTCAAACCTTAAGAGCCAGCGATTGTTTATTCCGTTTTGGTGGCGATGAATTTGCCATATTACTGACAGCAGATGATGCCTTATCGGCTGAGCTGGTAGCTCATCGTCTGGTAAAAGCTATTAATCAACACCATGTCTGTAATCAGTTTGCTGTAACAGCAAGCGCTGGTTTAGCCCAGCTAGCCCCTAATCAAAAATCTGAGCTGTTATTCAGCCGTGCTGATGATGCTTTATCACAAGCTAAACAGGCGGGTAAAAACGCGGTGAAAGTAGCGCTGTTGAATCAGGCTTGA
- a CDS encoding 1-acyl-sn-glycerol-3-phosphate acyltransferase: MSALPAIPASLPRRYSNLGQKLGLWLLKLLGGWSIQGELPAHKKMVIAVAPHTSNQDFFVGIAAALALDLKIRFLGKHSIFVWPVKRLLLSLGGIPVDRSHPQGVVGQVVAEFEESDSLLLGLSPEGSRKKVQQWRSGFWFIAKQANVPVCLVGLDYKNKQLVFGPCFITSENFADDLQQMRAFFQQMTAKYPENA; the protein is encoded by the coding sequence ATGTCAGCTTTACCTGCTATTCCTGCAAGCTTGCCACGTCGTTACAGTAACCTGGGCCAGAAACTTGGCCTCTGGTTGCTGAAACTGCTGGGTGGCTGGAGTATTCAGGGCGAACTACCTGCACATAAAAAGATGGTAATTGCCGTCGCCCCTCATACCTCAAATCAGGATTTTTTTGTCGGTATAGCCGCAGCTTTAGCCCTTGATCTTAAAATCCGCTTTTTAGGCAAACACAGTATCTTTGTTTGGCCTGTGAAAAGGCTTTTGCTGTCTTTAGGCGGGATCCCCGTTGACCGCAGCCATCCACAGGGCGTGGTAGGGCAAGTGGTGGCAGAGTTTGAAGAGAGTGATTCGTTATTATTAGGTTTATCACCCGAGGGCAGCCGTAAAAAAGTACAGCAGTGGCGGTCAGGTTTTTGGTTTATTGCTAAACAAGCCAATGTACCAGTGTGTTTGGTTGGACTGGATTACAAAAACAAGCAACTGGTGTTTGGTCCATGTTTTATCACTAGTGAAAATTTCGCCGACGATCTGCAACAAATGCGCGCATTTTTTCAGCAAATGACTGCAAAGTATCCAGAAAACGCTTAA
- a CDS encoding patatin-like phospholipase family protein, which produces MTDNEKGENTNKKVALLLTGGGARAAYQVGVLKALAQHYPRNSKIPFEIICGTSAGAINATGIACYASCFHLGVKKIEWVWRNFHTHQVYYSDYLRLGWHLLRGFLTAFQTDYANKRPVSLLDNKPLRLLLHNIVDLQRIDRNIQGGYLSSVSVTASSYNTGDSITFFQGNEAKEWRRAKRCGQKTLLGIHHLLASAAIPLVFPSVRINQHYYGDGSVNQLSPLSSPIHLGAEKILIIGLEQPRARDLTNAMPHHPGLATVAGHLLDTIFSDTLNADLERMNRINKTVDTLNAHNIPTDLKKVESFLINPSVNFNEIASQHFLQLPMAVRSLLRLTGITQHSESSLTSYLLFEKSYTKRLIEIGYQDAMQQMPELLDFLRS; this is translated from the coding sequence GTGACTGATAACGAAAAAGGTGAAAACACCAATAAAAAAGTTGCTTTGCTGCTGACAGGTGGTGGTGCCAGAGCGGCCTATCAGGTTGGCGTGCTCAAAGCACTGGCCCAGCATTACCCACGCAACAGTAAAATTCCGTTCGAAATTATTTGTGGAACCTCAGCTGGCGCCATCAATGCCACTGGTATCGCCTGTTATGCCTCCTGTTTTCATTTAGGCGTTAAAAAAATTGAATGGGTCTGGCGGAATTTTCATACCCACCAAGTGTACTACTCAGATTATTTACGTTTGGGCTGGCATTTGTTACGTGGTTTTTTAACTGCTTTTCAAACCGACTATGCCAATAAAAGGCCAGTCAGCTTGCTAGACAACAAACCGCTACGTTTGCTGTTGCACAATATTGTTGATTTGCAGCGCATAGACCGCAACATTCAGGGCGGCTATTTATCCAGTGTCTCTGTAACAGCATCAAGTTATAACACTGGCGACTCCATCACCTTTTTTCAGGGTAATGAAGCCAAAGAATGGCGCAGAGCTAAACGTTGTGGCCAAAAAACTTTATTGGGTATTCATCATTTATTGGCTTCAGCCGCTATTCCACTTGTATTTCCTTCGGTGCGAATCAACCAGCATTATTATGGCGATGGTTCTGTCAATCAATTGTCGCCGCTGAGCTCCCCTATTCACTTGGGTGCAGAAAAAATACTGATCATAGGTCTGGAGCAACCCCGAGCCCGCGACTTAACTAACGCTATGCCGCATCATCCGGGTTTAGCCACTGTCGCTGGTCATCTGTTGGATACGATTTTTTCTGACACGCTGAATGCCGATTTAGAGCGCATGAACAGGATCAATAAAACAGTGGATACCTTAAATGCGCATAATATTCCGACCGATCTGAAGAAAGTGGAAAGTTTTTTAATTAACCCCAGTGTGAATTTTAATGAAATTGCCAGCCAGCACTTTTTGCAGCTTCCTATGGCCGTTCGTAGCTTGCTGCGTTTAACTGGTATAACCCAGCACTCAGAGTCGAGCTTAACCAGCTACCTGCTGTTTGAAAAATCCTACACCAAAAGGCTCATTGAAATTGGTTATCAGGATGCAATGCAACAAATGCCGGAACTGCTGGATTTTTTGCGATCTTAA
- a CDS encoding LURP-one-related/scramblase family protein, whose amino-acid sequence MKYKIKQKIFSLTDSFTIEDENGNAAFSAKGKFFSISSSQTMFDSRGVELLKIKRKYLTIMPACRLLCADGSEWLIRKCFWPFWTSRFTISGPAGELEMHGNLWQHEYKISQNGKVLAEVSKSWFSWSDTYGVDIYEPKLTAQLLAAVIVIDRIQHSAKNSTVDDD is encoded by the coding sequence ATGAAATATAAAATCAAACAAAAGATATTCAGCTTGACCGACAGCTTTACTATTGAAGATGAAAACGGCAACGCGGCTTTTAGCGCCAAAGGCAAGTTTTTCAGTATCTCCAGCAGTCAGACGATGTTTGACAGCCGTGGTGTTGAGCTTTTAAAAATCAAACGTAAGTACCTGACCATCATGCCCGCCTGCCGCCTGCTCTGTGCAGATGGTAGTGAGTGGTTGATACGCAAATGTTTTTGGCCCTTCTGGACCAGCCGTTTTACTATTAGCGGCCCAGCCGGTGAGCTGGAGATGCACGGTAATTTATGGCAACACGAATATAAAATCAGTCAAAACGGCAAGGTACTGGCCGAAGTGTCAAAATCCTGGTTTAGCTGGTCAGATACTTACGGCGTGGATATTTACGAGCCGAAACTAACAGCGCAATTATTAGCGGCAGTGATTGTCATAGACCGCATTCAGCACTCAGCTAAAAACTCGACAGTGGATGATGACTAA
- a CDS encoding DUF3014 domain-containing protein codes for MTEKAPGTGQQQYYIGLAVVAVTLIAIAWFFFRAEDAAVAEPEATPVPTLQQPAPADVLTAEQEPVDSLTVQAQDETPLQETPLDDAVAVEPTVKLPSLDNSDAEVKSGLLGLRWKAGLASLFVTEDMIRRFVVNVDNIAQGTLPKNQALFQPMTVKFATLPAEGGAVQLDPANFERYEPYLQLLESVSVTEVKRLFEYYYPLMQQAYAELGYPNAQFRVRLQEAIKVLLATPEVAPPMVLARPNVYYTYADPEIEALPLAQRQMIRLGPDNQKRLKRVLEAHQLVLAQP; via the coding sequence ATGACTGAGAAGGCTCCTGGCACAGGCCAGCAACAATATTACATAGGTTTAGCTGTAGTGGCTGTAACCCTGATTGCTATTGCCTGGTTTTTCTTCCGGGCAGAGGATGCAGCGGTCGCAGAGCCTGAAGCTACTCCTGTCCCTACATTACAACAACCAGCTCCTGCTGATGTGTTAACAGCAGAGCAAGAACCTGTCGATAGTTTGACAGTCCAGGCTCAGGATGAAACTCCGCTGCAGGAAACTCCTTTGGACGATGCAGTGGCAGTTGAGCCTACAGTGAAGTTACCCAGTCTGGATAACTCAGATGCTGAAGTGAAAAGTGGTTTATTAGGTTTACGCTGGAAAGCGGGTTTAGCCTCTTTGTTTGTGACAGAAGACATGATCCGTCGTTTTGTGGTGAATGTGGATAACATTGCACAAGGCACATTGCCAAAAAATCAGGCACTGTTTCAGCCAATGACAGTTAAGTTTGCCACTTTACCGGCTGAAGGCGGTGCAGTGCAGCTGGATCCGGCTAATTTTGAACGTTACGAGCCTTACCTGCAATTGCTGGAAAGCGTTTCAGTGACTGAGGTAAAACGTTTATTTGAATACTATTACCCGCTGATGCAACAAGCTTATGCTGAGTTGGGTTACCCTAATGCACAGTTCCGTGTGCGTTTGCAGGAAGCTATAAAAGTACTGTTGGCAACTCCTGAAGTGGCGCCACCTATGGTATTAGCACGTCCTAACGTCTATTACACATATGCTGATCCGGAGATTGAAGCTTTGCCTTTGGCACAACGTCAAATGATCCGTTTAGGGCCTGACAATCAAAAACGCTTAAAACGCGTTTTAGAAGCACACCAGCTGGTGTTGGCTCAGCCTTAA
- the hisH gene encoding imidazole glycerol phosphate synthase subunit HisH: MSLVIVDTGCANISSVYCAFQRLGVDAKVSRDLTVIKNASRLLVPGVGAARQAMANLRERDLIATLQQAEQPLLGICLGMQLLTDRSEEGDVDCLGLIPGQVKRMQVGDLRLPHMGWNTLQVEDSAKNHPLLKGIGEKDYVYFVHSFAVAPSDTTLARCNYGSDFAAVIGKGNKLGAQFHPERSGAVGARLLQNFLAFKG; encoded by the coding sequence ATGTCGCTAGTGATTGTAGATACAGGCTGCGCCAATATCAGCTCTGTGTATTGTGCCTTCCAGCGCTTGGGTGTGGATGCTAAAGTCAGCCGCGATTTAACTGTGATTAAAAACGCCAGCCGTTTATTAGTACCAGGCGTTGGCGCGGCTCGTCAGGCGATGGCGAATTTGCGTGAACGCGATTTAATTGCCACCTTACAACAGGCAGAGCAGCCACTCCTTGGCATTTGCTTAGGCATGCAGCTGTTGACTGACCGCAGCGAAGAAGGTGATGTCGATTGTTTAGGTTTAATACCAGGTCAGGTGAAACGGATGCAAGTCGGCGATTTACGTTTGCCTCATATGGGCTGGAATACTTTGCAGGTAGAAGATAGTGCAAAAAATCACCCGCTTCTCAAAGGCATAGGCGAAAAAGACTATGTGTATTTTGTCCACAGTTTTGCGGTAGCGCCATCCGATACCACCTTAGCCCGCTGCAATTACGGTAGTGATTTTGCCGCTGTGATAGGCAAAGGCAATAAGCTAGGTGCGCAGTTCCACCCTGAACGTTCAGGTGCTGTCGGTGCTCGTTTATTACAGAACTTTCTGGCTTTTAAAGGTTGA
- a CDS encoding type II toxin-antitoxin system RelE/ParE family toxin: MKAFVLSQKAMADLRAIAIFTEQRWGKQQRNLYIKQFDDAFHLLAKTPMAGKTCDYIKQGYRKFPQGSHLIFYKDSGSGQIEIVRILHKNVDTEAKF; encoded by the coding sequence ATGAAAGCTTTTGTGCTGAGCCAGAAAGCTATGGCCGACTTAAGAGCTATAGCTATCTTTACGGAACAACGTTGGGGAAAACAGCAGCGCAATTTATACATCAAGCAGTTTGATGATGCTTTTCATCTGTTGGCCAAAACACCAATGGCGGGGAAAACCTGCGATTACATCAAACAAGGCTATCGCAAATTCCCACAAGGCAGCCATCTGATTTTTTATAAAGATAGTGGCAGTGGACAGATTGAAATTGTGCGTATTTTGCATAAGAACGTGGATACTGAGGCAAAGTTTTAA
- the hisA gene encoding 1-(5-phosphoribosyl)-5-[(5-phosphoribosylamino)methylideneamino]imidazole-4-carboxamide isomerase: MIIPAIDLIQGKTVRLYQGSYDKTTEYQQTPLQLRDLYAEAGAGILHLVDLTGAKNAADRQLELLTTLMKNAPLPVQVGGGVRTAADVEQLLAAGASRVVVGSVAIREPETVQGWLRTYGGDKIVLALDVAINAKGDKTLPSHGWIEESTITLEQVLDGFIAAGAKHVLCTDISKDGTLQGPNVALYAELTQKYPQIQWQASGGVGSLADIKALKPTGVAGVILGRALLEGKFTAEEAIQCWQDA; encoded by the coding sequence GTGATTATTCCGGCTATAGATTTGATACAAGGTAAAACAGTGCGGCTCTATCAGGGCAGCTACGATAAAACCACTGAATATCAACAAACTCCATTGCAGCTGCGCGACTTATACGCCGAAGCTGGTGCAGGTATTTTGCATTTAGTGGATTTAACAGGGGCAAAAAACGCCGCTGACCGCCAGCTTGAGCTGTTAACGACCTTAATGAAAAACGCGCCTCTGCCAGTCCAAGTGGGTGGTGGTGTGCGCACAGCAGCAGATGTGGAGCAGTTACTAGCAGCTGGTGCCAGCCGTGTGGTGGTAGGCAGTGTGGCTATTCGTGAGCCAGAAACAGTGCAAGGCTGGCTGCGAACTTATGGCGGCGACAAAATAGTTCTGGCGCTTGATGTGGCTATTAATGCCAAAGGCGACAAAACTCTGCCAAGCCACGGCTGGATTGAAGAGTCGACTATTACCCTTGAGCAGGTGCTGGATGGTTTTATTGCAGCTGGCGCCAAGCACGTGCTTTGCACCGATATCAGTAAAGACGGTACCTTGCAGGGCCCTAATGTGGCTTTGTATGCTGAGCTTACGCAGAAGTACCCACAAATTCAGTGGCAAGCCTCTGGTGGAGTTGGCTCATTGGCCGATATCAAAGCTTTAAAACCTACTGGCGTGGCCGGGGTGATTTTAGGCCGGGCTTTGCTGGAAGGTAAGTTCACTGCAGAGGAGGCAATCCAATGCTGGCAAGACGCATAA
- a CDS encoding type II toxin-antitoxin system ParD family antitoxin, with protein MAKNTSISLGEHFDHFIAEQIQTGRYGSASEVVRAGLRMLEDSESKLDTLRRMLLEGEQSGLADYNYETFLAELDESGK; from the coding sequence ATGGCAAAAAACACCAGTATTAGCTTGGGTGAACATTTTGATCACTTTATAGCAGAGCAGATCCAGACAGGTCGTTATGGTTCTGCCAGCGAAGTGGTCCGTGCCGGACTTAGAATGCTTGAAGATTCTGAAAGCAAACTGGACACGTTGCGCCGAATGCTGCTTGAAGGCGAACAAAGTGGCCTTGCCGACTATAACTACGAAACATTTCTTGCGGAACTGGATGAAAGCGGTAAATGA
- the hisF gene encoding imidazole glycerol phosphate synthase subunit HisF → MLARRIIPCLDVRDGKVVKGVQFRNHEIIGDIVPLAKAYAEQGADELVFYDITASSDGRVVDKSWVRRIAEVIDIPFCVAGGIKSVADAGLILEMGADKISVNSPALARPELISELEHSFGQQCVVIGIDSFFDKETGQYQVYQFTGDESRTQKTRWQTLDWLKRVQELGAGEIVLNCMNQDGVRQGYDLTQLQLMRNSCKVPLIASGGAGAMQHFADVFEQADVDGALAASVFHKGIIPIPELKAFLLERKLEIRP, encoded by the coding sequence ATGCTGGCAAGACGCATAATCCCTTGTTTAGATGTGCGCGATGGCAAAGTGGTCAAAGGCGTGCAGTTTCGTAACCACGAAATCATTGGCGATATAGTACCGCTGGCCAAAGCTTATGCCGAACAAGGCGCAGACGAGCTGGTGTTTTACGATATCACCGCCTCCAGCGATGGCCGTGTGGTCGATAAGAGCTGGGTACGCCGTATTGCAGAGGTGATCGATATTCCGTTTTGTGTCGCTGGTGGTATTAAATCTGTCGCTGATGCCGGTCTTATTCTGGAAATGGGTGCAGATAAAATCTCTGTGAATAGCCCTGCCCTGGCGCGACCAGAACTGATTAGCGAGCTGGAACATAGCTTTGGTCAGCAATGTGTGGTCATAGGCATCGACAGCTTTTTTGATAAAGAAACAGGTCAATATCAGGTCTATCAGTTCACAGGCGATGAAAGCCGCACCCAAAAAACCCGCTGGCAAACGCTTGACTGGTTAAAGCGGGTTCAAGAGCTGGGCGCTGGTGAAATAGTACTGAACTGTATGAATCAGGATGGTGTGCGCCAGGGTTATGACTTAACTCAGTTACAACTGATGCGAAACTCCTGCAAAGTGCCGCTGATCGCCAGTGGTGGCGCAGGTGCTATGCAGCATTTTGCTGATGTGTTTGAACAAGCCGATGTAGACGGCGCTTTAGCTGCTTCGGTGTTCCACAAAGGCATTATTCCTATACCAGAGCTAAAAGCATTTCTATTAGAACGTAAGCTGGAGATCAGGCCATGA
- a CDS encoding alpha/beta hydrolase family protein: MHNFLSGLLLASGFLAFSSVAAEDNKAGVLPLETFYQGERIEQLKLSPDGKRLVALKNIKEDTLIQLIDLISGESVYLGKTDNKKYRFAWVRWANNTHLLASFRYGDVRGLNTKTTETRLFSIEAKEGAELLPMVKAVRKGEHQSQFQDDVIKLRFPDDDHFLLGLDREMAGHDTIYQVNVKTGKASVVQRHKTNVASWVVDRQGQARASVDYNAKTTESSVRVLRPGQTEWVDAWRWPAFSEQAISLLGFGKDPKDLYISANHEGRLAVFKVDLSKADLPRQLILSHPVYDIEGSLIYSAARDEPVGIYFSDESSRSLFWDDEFKAFQAGLDKALPDTVNYITNLSSDDRSYLLYATNATTPGVYLLGNRDEKTLIHLAETFPGLNEENLVHKEKISYKARDGLNIEGYLSIPKGKTGPGALVVLPHGGPFSQDSNSFDTFSAYLANKGYIVFQPNFRGSSGYGHQFLTQAVGQYGMAMQDDITDGTKYLIEQKIADPKRICIMGASYGGYAALLGAARTPDLYQCAISFAGISDLREQRNSYRNYTNYNLAKKQMGEDNDQLEQNSPLNMVENIKAPVLLLHGTEDLSVRVKQSRMMAEELADENKVFSYIEIEDGTHHLDYLPHRKQTFEAIDAFLNKYLPL, from the coding sequence ATGCATAACTTTCTTTCCGGTTTACTACTGGCATCTGGTTTTTTAGCTTTTTCCTCTGTCGCTGCTGAAGATAACAAGGCTGGCGTTTTGCCGCTTGAGACCTTTTATCAGGGCGAACGCATTGAACAACTGAAATTATCACCGGACGGAAAACGTCTGGTTGCTCTGAAGAACATCAAGGAAGACACCTTAATTCAGCTGATTGATTTAATTTCAGGTGAGTCGGTGTATTTAGGCAAAACAGATAATAAAAAATACAGGTTTGCCTGGGTGCGTTGGGCTAACAACACCCATTTGCTGGCCAGCTTCCGCTATGGTGATGTGCGTGGCTTAAATACCAAAACCACCGAAACCCGCTTATTTTCTATTGAAGCCAAAGAGGGTGCTGAGCTGCTCCCTATGGTCAAAGCCGTAAGAAAAGGCGAGCACCAAAGTCAGTTTCAGGATGATGTGATTAAATTACGTTTTCCGGATGATGACCATTTTTTACTCGGATTAGACCGGGAAATGGCTGGGCACGACACTATCTATCAGGTCAACGTGAAAACAGGTAAAGCCAGTGTGGTACAACGGCATAAAACCAATGTTGCTTCATGGGTAGTGGACAGACAAGGACAAGCCAGAGCCAGTGTCGATTATAATGCAAAAACCACAGAATCTTCAGTACGTGTATTACGCCCGGGTCAAACAGAATGGGTTGATGCCTGGCGCTGGCCTGCGTTTTCTGAACAAGCTATTTCGCTGTTAGGTTTCGGTAAAGACCCTAAAGATCTGTATATATCAGCCAACCATGAAGGGCGCTTAGCTGTATTTAAAGTCGATTTAAGTAAAGCTGACTTACCCCGCCAGCTGATCCTGAGCCATCCTGTGTATGACATTGAAGGCTCATTGATTTATTCAGCTGCACGCGATGAACCAGTAGGTATATATTTCAGTGATGAGTCTTCCCGCAGTTTGTTCTGGGACGATGAATTTAAAGCCTTTCAGGCCGGTTTAGACAAAGCCTTGCCTGATACAGTCAACTACATAACCAATTTAAGCTCAGATGATCGCAGTTATCTGTTGTATGCAACCAATGCCACCACCCCTGGGGTTTATCTACTGGGCAACAGGGATGAAAAAACCTTAATCCATTTGGCGGAGACCTTCCCTGGATTAAACGAAGAGAATTTAGTCCATAAAGAAAAAATCAGTTACAAGGCACGGGATGGCCTGAACATTGAAGGTTATTTATCAATACCAAAAGGTAAAACCGGGCCAGGCGCTCTGGTGGTCTTGCCTCATGGTGGACCTTTTTCACAGGACTCTAATAGTTTTGACACCTTCTCAGCTTACCTGGCGAATAAAGGTTATATAGTGTTTCAGCCTAACTTCCGCGGGTCTAGTGGTTACGGTCATCAGTTTTTAACTCAGGCTGTAGGTCAGTATGGTATGGCCATGCAAGACGATATAACAGATGGCACTAAATACCTGATTGAACAAAAGATTGCCGACCCTAAACGTATTTGTATTATGGGTGCCAGTTACGGTGGGTATGCGGCATTATTAGGTGCTGCCCGTACGCCGGACTTATATCAGTGTGCTATCAGCTTTGCCGGGATTTCTGATTTACGTGAACAACGCAATAGTTACCGTAACTACACCAATTACAATCTGGCGAAAAAGCAGATGGGTGAAGACAATGACCAACTTGAACAGAATTCACCGCTCAATATGGTAGAAAACATTAAAGCCCCTGTCTTGTTGTTGCATGGCACTGAGGATCTTAGCGTAAGGGTGAAACAGAGCCGCATGATGGCGGAAGAGTTGGCCGATGAGAACAAGGTGTTTAGCTATATTGAAATTGAAGATGGCACCCATCATCTGGATTACTTGCCACACCGCAAGCAAACCTTTGAAGCTATAGATGCCTTTTTAAACAAATATTTACCGCTCTAA
- the hisIE gene encoding bifunctional phosphoribosyl-AMP cyclohydrolase/phosphoribosyl-ATP diphosphatase HisIE has translation MKLNLTNLDQLDFSKGDGLLPVIVQHARSGKVLMQGFANKEALQKSLESGDVTFFSRSKNRLWTKGESSGHTLKLQSMAADCDHDSILALVLPIGPTCHVGTESCWHESDANQPDLAFLDQLEQVIHSRYGADPSSSYTASLFAKGVKRIAQKVGEEGVETALAATVGDREELKNEAADLIYHLLVLLKSQDLALHDVLEVLRQRHQAKAE, from the coding sequence ATGAAACTGAATTTAACCAACCTGGACCAGCTGGATTTCAGCAAAGGTGATGGCCTATTACCTGTAATAGTGCAACATGCCCGCTCAGGCAAAGTGCTGATGCAAGGTTTTGCCAACAAAGAAGCCTTACAAAAAAGCCTGGAAAGCGGCGATGTGACTTTTTTTAGCCGCAGTAAAAACCGCTTATGGACCAAAGGCGAAAGCTCAGGCCATACGCTGAAATTACAAAGCATGGCCGCAGACTGCGACCACGACAGTATTCTGGCTTTAGTCCTGCCTATTGGCCCCACTTGTCATGTCGGCACCGAAAGTTGCTGGCACGAAAGCGATGCCAACCAGCCAGACTTAGCCTTTTTAGATCAGCTGGAACAAGTGATCCACAGCAGATACGGTGCCGACCCAAGCTCCAGCTACACTGCCTCTCTATTTGCCAAAGGCGTAAAACGTATAGCGCAAAAAGTCGGTGAAGAAGGGGTAGAAACCGCATTGGCCGCTACTGTAGGCGATAGAGAAGAGCTGAAAAACGAAGCTGCAGATTTAATCTATCACTTGCTGGTATTGCTGAAAAGTCAGGACTTGGCTTTGCATGATGTACTTGAGGTACTACGGCAGCGGCATCAGGCAAAGGCTGAATAA